A single Pseudomonadota bacterium DNA region contains:
- the pglZ gene encoding BREX-3 system phosphatase PglZ: protein MTENSALITHPSSLPEESWRSQVLREFTPQVAHLTLVADQDGLLLEEGILHGIRERGFELIPFEDHVAFRYAYESKFRSRWDQGKQTDLVVILHAGIDNLVFLPYDLLQAGRKLHFNLGEIFPALSYPVVTALDRGDFDALYEAQKRYAPGVLGDNATKEFILRHVFEIAPELVKKPSDLLRMLLRRHYREQRIPTILDKHFIQLVRQHNSFNDWPLETIIPDREAFFTFLQERWPIFIDNYAAKELRGAVREVREPELHSALSTPHYLPFDHDDIRIYIDNLFIEGLLQAVPAKLPESLSKSWLAIGIRTDKQANRTRRLDGLLDNMESDIPKEDSRYDNWFRFARTWAELVALALESGTVLSEATRQKITTLQTQIDTAFVAWLKKRYAGLINLPPVPPVMLHHIPRFLARYINDAREHKVAFILVDGLAMDQWIVLRKELAEQRPGYRFRENAVFAWIPTITSVSRQAAFAGKPPIYFPASIHTTNKEQYLWTQFWADQGLTGPAAAYARGLGDGDIDKVREIISHPQIRVAGIVVDKVDKIMHGMELGAAGMLNQVHQWAMQGFMSELIDTLLDQGFQIFLSSDHGNIEAKGCGRPAEGAVADVRGERVRVYPDDLLRAAVKERFPDAIEWPSLGLPDDYRALLAPHRKAFIRKSETIVGHGGISIEELIVPLIQIERRET, encoded by the coding sequence ATGACAGAAAACTCAGCACTCATAACCCATCCCTCATCACTGCCCGAAGAATCTTGGCGAAGCCAAGTTCTTCGGGAGTTCACTCCCCAGGTTGCCCACCTGACGCTGGTGGCTGATCAGGATGGCCTTCTTTTGGAAGAAGGTATTCTGCACGGGATTCGTGAGCGGGGTTTCGAGCTGATCCCTTTCGAGGATCATGTCGCATTTCGCTATGCCTACGAATCTAAATTCCGTTCTCGATGGGATCAAGGTAAGCAAACTGATTTGGTTGTTATCCTGCATGCCGGAATTGATAATCTCGTTTTCCTGCCTTACGATCTACTGCAAGCCGGTAGAAAGCTTCATTTCAATCTTGGGGAGATATTCCCTGCCCTGAGTTATCCGGTCGTAACAGCCTTGGATCGTGGGGACTTTGATGCACTCTACGAAGCCCAAAAGCGATATGCGCCCGGTGTTCTGGGCGATAATGCCACCAAGGAATTCATCCTGAGACATGTATTTGAGATTGCGCCTGAACTCGTCAAAAAGCCTTCTGATCTGCTCCGCATGTTACTCCGCCGTCATTACCGTGAACAGCGTATCCCGACAATTCTGGACAAACACTTTATTCAATTAGTCCGTCAGCATAATAGCTTTAATGACTGGCCGCTTGAGACGATCATCCCGGATCGGGAGGCATTTTTCACCTTCCTCCAGGAACGTTGGCCCATTTTTATTGACAATTATGCGGCCAAAGAATTGCGAGGCGCTGTACGCGAAGTCAGGGAGCCTGAATTGCACTCCGCATTGAGCACACCTCATTATTTACCCTTCGATCACGATGATATTCGTATTTATATCGACAATTTGTTTATCGAAGGATTACTTCAAGCGGTTCCCGCAAAACTCCCCGAATCTTTGTCAAAGAGCTGGCTTGCCATCGGCATCCGCACCGATAAACAGGCGAATCGGACGCGACGACTGGACGGCCTTCTTGATAACATGGAATCTGACATTCCGAAAGAGGACTCGCGGTATGACAACTGGTTCCGTTTTGCCAGGACCTGGGCCGAGCTTGTCGCCCTGGCTTTGGAATCTGGCACCGTATTGTCTGAAGCAACACGACAAAAGATAACGACTCTGCAGACTCAAATCGATACTGCGTTTGTAGCTTGGTTGAAAAAGCGCTATGCGGGACTGATAAATCTGCCTCCGGTTCCACCGGTCATGCTCCATCACATCCCTCGTTTTCTCGCCCGATACATCAACGATGCCAGGGAACACAAAGTTGCATTCATTCTGGTGGACGGTCTTGCGATGGATCAGTGGATTGTCTTGCGTAAGGAGCTCGCCGAACAACGCCCCGGATATCGCTTCCGAGAAAACGCGGTTTTTGCCTGGATACCTACGATCACATCTGTTTCCCGGCAGGCAGCCTTTGCCGGTAAGCCGCCTATTTACTTCCCCGCGAGTATCCATACCACGAACAAGGAACAATATCTGTGGACGCAGTTCTGGGCGGATCAGGGACTGACAGGGCCTGCTGCAGCCTACGCCAGGGGCCTTGGAGACGGTGACATCGACAAGGTTCGCGAGATTATATCACATCCACAGATTCGTGTTGCCGGGATTGTTGTCGACAAGGTCGACAAGATTATGCACGGCATGGAACTGGGTGCCGCCGGTATGCTCAACCAGGTGCACCAATGGGCAATGCAGGGTTTTATGTCCGAACTTATTGACACTCTTCTCGACCAGGGCTTTCAGATTTTCTTGAGCTCCGACCATGGCAACATCGAGGCAAAAGGTTGTGGGCGACCGGCTGAAGGTGCGGTCGCGGATGTACGGGGCGAACGCGTTCGCGTGTATCCGGATGACCTGTTGCGGGCAGCGGTCAAGGAACGTTTTCCTGATGCCATAGAATGGCCGTCGCTTGGCCTGCCGGATGATTATCGCGCCTTACTGGCTCCACATCGAAAGGCGTTCATTCGGAAAAGCGAAACCATCGTTGGCCACGGCGGAATTTCTATCGAAGAGCTGATTGTCCCTCTGATTCAAATTGAACGGAGGGAGACATGA